The following proteins come from a genomic window of Alphaproteobacteria bacterium:
- a CDS encoding RDD family protein, with the protein MSAELSDHYTYAGTIPRFAAWLLDYTLIFVSLAVIAILPIYFSFIIRALINLALPIITIVAHAVYYIELHGKYGQTLGKKLCKIKVLNVDMQPIGYREAAIRYSPYILWHVTTAILIALTSLVYRKGGLIDETISSTDIVMPTNAGLSLAMTLVVILWFIANFYTIRTSSKKQALHDLLAKTIVVKV; encoded by the coding sequence ATGTCTGCAGAGCTATCAGATCATTACACTTATGCAGGTACAATCCCAAGATTCGCCGCATGGCTATTAGATTATACTCTAATATTCGTTAGCTTAGCTGTGATTGCAATTCTACCTATATATTTTTCTTTCATTATCCGTGCCCTTATTAACCTTGCTTTGCCAATTATAACTATTGTGGCGCATGCAGTATATTACATTGAACTTCATGGCAAGTATGGTCAAACTTTAGGTAAGAAACTATGCAAAATTAAAGTTCTGAATGTGGATATGCAACCAATAGGTTATCGTGAAGCTGCTATACGGTACTCTCCATACATACTGTGGCACGTGACAACCGCTATTTTAATAGCATTAACGTCACTTGTGTACAGAAAAGGCGGATTAATTGATGAAACTATCAGTAGTACAGATATTGTAATGCCTACGAATGCCGGCCTAAGTCTTGCAATGACTTTAGTAGTTATTTTATGGTTTATCGCAAATTTTTATACTATACGAACCAGCTCTAAAAAGCAGGCATTGCACGACTTATTAGCTAAAACAATTGTAGTGAAGGTGTAA
- a CDS encoding lysine--tRNA ligase: MTVDIETALASRAWPFEEAKKIIDRHGGTLPAKGYILFETGYGPSGLPHIGTFGEVVRTTMIRHALEAMTGWPTKLYCVSDDMDGLRKVPENLPNAEMLETHLQKPLTTVPDPFGTHPSYGHHMNAKLCSFLDHFGFDYEFRSASDNYNDGDYDDALRSAARHYDAIMQVMLPSLGEERQQTYSPFLPISPTTGRVLYVPMKAVNAEAGTITFDDEDGSEVTIPVTSGNVKLQWKPDFGMRWAALDVDFEMYGKDHLANGKIYSRICEILGGKAPEQYCYEMFLDDKGQKISKSKGNGITIDEWLRYAPQESLALYMFQSPRKAKRLYFDVIPRAVDDYITFLTKYQTEEDEAKRLANPVWHIHNGNPPSPESLGVGSLSFSLLLNLASACNPEDASVLWGFIGKYMPGATPEKFPYLDELAKHAVAYYEDFVKPTKNYRAPNERETRGLKLLTEYLKTIPADTSADDIQTQIFDIGKQLEYENLREWFKALYETLLGQPQGPRMGSFIALFGVEDSVRLIERVLRGENLAAA; this comes from the coding sequence ATGACCGTGGATATCGAAACTGCCCTTGCCAGCCGCGCCTGGCCATTTGAAGAAGCCAAAAAAATTATAGATCGTCACGGTGGAACATTACCTGCTAAAGGTTATATTTTATTCGAAACGGGCTATGGCCCTAGTGGACTGCCGCATATAGGCACTTTTGGCGAAGTAGTGCGCACCACAATGATTCGACACGCACTTGAGGCAATGACCGGATGGCCAACCAAGTTATATTGCGTGAGCGATGACATGGATGGTCTGCGCAAAGTGCCGGAAAATCTACCAAATGCCGAAATGCTTGAAACACATCTGCAAAAACCACTGACCACCGTGCCGGATCCGTTTGGTACACATCCCAGCTATGGCCACCATATGAATGCCAAATTGTGCAGCTTTTTGGATCACTTTGGGTTCGATTATGAGTTTCGCAGTGCAAGCGACAATTATAACGATGGCGATTATGATGATGCCTTGCGTTCTGCCGCCCGCCATTATGATGCAATCATGCAAGTGATGTTGCCCAGTTTAGGCGAGGAACGCCAACAAACTTATAGCCCGTTTTTGCCTATTTCGCCCACCACTGGTCGCGTGTTATACGTGCCGATGAAAGCCGTAAATGCCGAAGCTGGCACCATTACGTTTGATGATGAAGATGGAAGCGAAGTAACCATTCCCGTTACCAGCGGCAATGTAAAACTGCAGTGGAAGCCAGATTTTGGCATGCGTTGGGCGGCACTGGATGTAGATTTTGAAATGTATGGCAAAGACCACCTCGCCAACGGCAAAATATATTCGCGCATTTGCGAAATTTTGGGCGGTAAAGCGCCCGAGCAATATTGCTATGAGATGTTTTTGGACGACAAAGGCCAGAAAATCAGCAAATCCAAAGGCAATGGTATTACTATCGATGAATGGCTGCGCTATGCCCCGCAGGAAAGTCTGGCACTGTATATGTTCCAATCCCCGCGCAAAGCCAAGCGCTTGTATTTCGATGTGATTCCACGCGCAGTGGACGATTACATCACCTTCCTGACGAAATATCAAACCGAGGAAGACGAAGCCAAACGCCTTGCCAATCCTGTATGGCATATTCATAACGGCAACCCGCCATCACCCGAATCGTTAGGCGTTGGTAGCCTAAGCTTTAGCTTATTGCTTAACCTGGCCAGCGCCTGCAACCCCGAAGATGCCAGCGTGCTATGGGGGTTTATTGGTAAATATATGCCCGGTGCTACGCCTGAGAAATTTCCCTATCTGGATGAGCTGGCCAAGCACGCTGTGGCCTATTACGAAGACTTTGTGAAGCCGACCAAAAACTACCGCGCCCCCAATGAACGCGAAACCCGTGGGCTTAAGCTGTTGACGGAATATCTCAAAACTATTCCCGCCGATACATCTGCCGATGACATCCAGACGCAGATATTCGACATTGGTAAACAACTGGAATATGAAAACCTGCGAGAGTGGTTCAAAGCGCTGTATGAAACCTTGCTAGGCCAACCCCAAGGCCCCCGCATGGGCAGCTTTATTGCGCTGTTTGGTGTGGAGGATAGCGTGCGACTAATTGAGCGCGTCCTGCGTGGTGAAAACTTGGCAGCGGCATAA